Genomic segment of Ruegeria sp. TM1040:
ACTTGCTCGCTGTGTGCAAGTGTATTGGTGAAATCCTGAAAGCTGGTCTTGGCCTGCTCCTGCAGGGAAGTCGGATTGTAATCCGGGTCAACTTTGGTTGCCGGACGTGCAGCGGCATAGCCGGAGGTGGCGGTAAGCGAACGAATATCCATTCTGGATCTCCAATCTGTTCAGGTTAGCGGCGCAAAAGATCCATCAGGGACGACGACATTTGTCGCGTCTGATCGAACATTTTCAGGTTGGCCTCATAGGTACGCTGCGCTTCGCGCGCGTCCG
This window contains:
- the fliE gene encoding flagellar hook-basal body complex protein FliE, with the protein product MDIRSLTATSGYAAARPATKVDPDYNPTSLQEQAKTSFQDFTNTLAHSEQVSVQAMTGGADPHQLVQALAQTELAVETAVTVRNKVVEAYQEILRMPV